In one window of Streptomyces roseofulvus DNA:
- the trxA gene encoding thioredoxin, with product MTTGTYGVAEVTGADFATEVLGAELPVLVKFTADWCPPCRQIAPVLGAVAQESADRLKVVELNVDRNPELAMEYGVMAMPTLIVFTGGEPVRSMVGARPKRKLLEELEDVLTR from the coding sequence ATGACGACGGGAACGTACGGCGTGGCCGAGGTGACGGGCGCGGACTTCGCGACGGAGGTGCTGGGCGCGGAGCTGCCGGTCCTGGTGAAGTTCACGGCGGACTGGTGCCCGCCGTGCCGGCAGATCGCGCCGGTGCTCGGCGCGGTCGCGCAGGAGTCGGCGGACCGGCTGAAGGTCGTCGAGCTGAACGTGGACCGGAACCCGGAGCTGGCGATGGAGTACGGGGTGATGGCCATGCCGACCCTGATCGTCTTCACCGGCGGGGAGCCGGTGCGCTCCATGGTCGGCGCCCGCCCGAAGCGCAAGCTCCTGGAGGAGCTGGAGGACGTGCTGACACGGTAG
- a CDS encoding MerR family transcriptional regulator, producing the protein MRIGELAERAGTTTRALRYYESRGLLPARRTQNGYREYDEDDLRLLREIRALQEVGFELEETRPFVECLQAGHPAGDSCPASLEVYRRKLSELDGMIGRLRAVREQVAAQLLRAEAELPGGPEPTCELGG; encoded by the coding sequence ATGCGCATCGGCGAGCTGGCCGAACGGGCCGGAACCACCACGCGGGCTCTGCGGTACTACGAGTCCCGGGGTCTCCTGCCCGCCCGGCGGACACAGAACGGGTACCGCGAGTACGACGAGGACGACCTCAGGCTGCTCCGGGAGATCCGGGCCCTGCAGGAGGTCGGGTTCGAGCTGGAGGAGACACGGCCGTTCGTGGAGTGCCTGCAGGCAGGGCATCCCGCGGGGGACTCCTGTCCGGCCTCCTTGGAGGTGTACCGCCGCAAACTGTCCGAACTGGACGGGATGATCGGCCGGCTTCGCGCGGTACGGGAGCAGGTCGCGGCGCAACTGCTGCGGGCCGAGGCGGAGCTGCCCGGCGGCCCGGAGCCCACGTGTGAACTGGGAGGCTGA
- a CDS encoding M20 family metallopeptidase has product MSGDPRWAGRDETIRSVVELAQELVRRPSRGGIDDYGPVLDVLEEWLTARAVPHRRLHDDAGALVGLLVEVAGDRPGPWWTLDACVDTAPYGDSARWSFPPACGEVRDGWLLGRGAADSKLAAAMYCHIAAGLAAGPRDFAGGLAVLLDVDEHTGGFGGARAYLADPRAARPAGVIIGYPGLDEVVVGGRGLWRATLTVHAPSGHSGSSRTVTGAITRAARLVGLLDAADLPGADGASGFPLGPKLTVTAFHGGEGFSVTPDRVDINVDIRTTPGFDADDAETLVRKAAAGLDAELPAPLPTEVAPVASWPAYRLAEDEQPAAALLSAARKAGLDVRAKTAGPSNIGNLLSGKGIPATAGFGVPYEGLHGVDERASLAELPDVYAIHQRAVEELLGRASDGP; this is encoded by the coding sequence ATGAGCGGTGACCCTCGGTGGGCCGGGCGGGACGAGACGATCCGGTCGGTGGTGGAGCTCGCGCAGGAGCTCGTGCGTCGGCCGAGCCGTGGCGGGATCGATGACTACGGTCCGGTCCTGGACGTCCTGGAGGAGTGGCTGACCGCTCGCGCGGTGCCGCACCGGCGTCTGCACGACGATGCGGGGGCCCTGGTGGGTCTGCTGGTCGAGGTCGCGGGTGACCGGCCGGGTCCGTGGTGGACGCTGGACGCGTGCGTGGACACGGCCCCGTACGGTGATTCCGCCCGTTGGTCCTTCCCGCCGGCCTGCGGCGAGGTCCGGGACGGCTGGCTCCTGGGCCGGGGGGCGGCCGACTCCAAGCTTGCCGCGGCGATGTACTGCCACATCGCCGCCGGCCTCGCTGCGGGACCGCGGGACTTCGCCGGCGGCCTCGCGGTACTTCTGGACGTGGACGAGCACACCGGAGGCTTCGGTGGCGCCCGTGCCTACCTCGCCGACCCTCGTGCCGCCCGGCCGGCCGGCGTGATCATCGGCTACCCCGGCCTGGACGAAGTCGTCGTCGGTGGCCGTGGCCTCTGGCGTGCCACGCTCACCGTGCACGCCCCGTCCGGTCACTCCGGCTCGAGCCGCACGGTCACCGGTGCCATCACCCGCGCAGCGCGTCTGGTGGGACTGCTCGACGCCGCCGATCTGCCCGGCGCGGACGGCGCCTCCGGCTTCCCGCTCGGGCCGAAGCTGACCGTCACGGCTTTCCACGGCGGTGAGGGGTTCTCCGTCACCCCGGACCGGGTCGACATCAACGTCGACATCCGCACCACCCCTGGCTTCGACGCGGACGACGCCGAGACCCTGGTCCGCAAGGCTGCCGCCGGCCTTGACGCCGAGTTGCCCGCTCCGCTGCCGACCGAAGTGGCCCCGGTCGCGTCCTGGCCCGCGTACCGGCTGGCGGAGGACGAGCAGCCGGCCGCCGCGCTGCTGTCCGCGGCCCGGAAGGCGGGGCTCGACGTGCGGGCGAAGACGGCAGGTCCGTCGAACATCGGCAACCTCCTCTCCGGCAAGGGCATCCCCGCCACGGCCGGTTTCGGTGTCCCCTACGAGGGACTGCACGGCGTAGACGAGCGGGCGTCGCTCGCCGAGCTCCCGGACGTCTACGCCATCCACCAGCGGGCCGTGGAAGAACTGCTGGGCAGGGCCTCCGATGGCCCATGA
- a CDS encoding STAS domain-containing protein — protein MSESQGFAEEGIPQGFLAVGPHTYRSPTGVAHVTRDDSAPAGTLILDVTGEFDRDTLPCLRDALNDVDKEQPERVLLDLSGVTFGDSTFLNELLVTHRRAARLVVVGPFTGQIRRLFELTGADRVLEVAEDRDSVGIT, from the coding sequence ATGAGCGAGAGCCAGGGGTTCGCGGAAGAGGGCATCCCTCAGGGGTTCCTGGCCGTCGGCCCTCACACCTACAGGTCCCCGACCGGCGTCGCCCACGTGACACGCGACGACTCCGCGCCCGCCGGGACGCTGATACTCGACGTGACGGGCGAATTCGACCGGGACACGCTGCCCTGCCTGCGGGACGCTCTCAACGACGTCGACAAGGAGCAGCCGGAACGCGTCCTGCTCGACCTGTCGGGCGTGACGTTCGGCGACTCGACGTTCCTCAACGAACTCCTCGTAACCCACCGGCGCGCCGCTCGCCTCGTCGTCGTCGGCCCGTTCACGGGTCAGATCCGCAGGCTGTTCGAACTCACCGGCGCCGACCGCGTCCTGGAGGTCGCAGAGGATCGCGACAGCGTCGGCATCACCTGA
- a CDS encoding glutamate--cysteine ligase, giving the protein MRTVGVEEELLLISATTGEPLAVSPAVLAAQAVSGGGDGEEHGAFEKELHQEQLEFATRPLSDMRVLRDEIVQLRGEAARHAAKAGARVAALATSPLPVEPSRNLGPRYRWMAEQFALTTQEQLTCGCHVHVSVESDEEGVAVLDRIRPWLYLLNAISGNSPFWDGQDSGYSSYRSRVWNRWPSAGPYEPFGSAEGYHQRVSDMLATGVLRDTGMIYFDARLSHSYPTVEIRVADVCLEADTTVLVATLARGLVETAARAWRDGEPPARVPAALLRLASWRAARSGLQGPLLDPRTLRETPAEAALDALLEHTDAALRDSGDRDDAHRALTALLAHGGGAQRQRELHQGGCDLGEVVRECARITVGETTT; this is encoded by the coding sequence ATGCGCACCGTAGGAGTCGAGGAAGAGCTGCTGCTCATCAGCGCCACGACGGGCGAGCCGCTCGCGGTGTCGCCGGCGGTGCTGGCGGCCCAGGCGGTCAGCGGGGGCGGGGACGGGGAGGAACACGGTGCGTTCGAGAAGGAGCTCCATCAAGAGCAGCTGGAGTTCGCCACCCGCCCCCTGAGCGACATGCGCGTCCTGCGCGACGAGATCGTGCAGCTGCGCGGGGAGGCGGCGCGTCACGCCGCCAAGGCGGGCGCCCGGGTGGCGGCCCTGGCGACCTCGCCGTTGCCGGTGGAACCGTCACGCAACCTCGGCCCCCGCTACCGGTGGATGGCGGAGCAGTTCGCCCTCACCACGCAGGAGCAGCTCACCTGCGGGTGCCACGTCCACGTCTCGGTGGAGTCCGACGAGGAGGGCGTCGCCGTCCTGGACCGGATCAGGCCCTGGCTGTACCTCCTGAACGCGATCAGCGGCAATTCGCCCTTCTGGGACGGACAGGACAGCGGGTACAGCAGCTACCGCAGCCGAGTCTGGAACCGGTGGCCGTCCGCCGGTCCGTACGAGCCGTTCGGCAGCGCCGAGGGCTACCACCAGCGGGTGAGCGACATGCTGGCGACCGGCGTCCTCCGCGACACAGGCATGATCTACTTCGACGCCCGGCTCTCCCACAGCTACCCGACCGTGGAGATCCGCGTCGCCGACGTCTGCCTGGAGGCGGACACCACCGTGCTGGTGGCGACCCTCGCCCGAGGGCTCGTGGAGACCGCAGCCCGCGCCTGGCGCGACGGCGAGCCGCCCGCCCGCGTCCCGGCCGCACTGCTGCGCCTGGCGTCCTGGCGGGCCGCCCGCTCCGGCCTCCAGGGCCCGCTCCTGGACCCCCGCACGCTGCGCGAGACGCCCGCCGAAGCGGCCCTGGACGCCCTGCTGGAGCACACCGACGCGGCCCTGCGCGACAGCGGGGACCGCGACGACGCGCACCGAGCCCTTACGGCCCTGCTCGCCCACGGAGGCGGGGCCCAGCGTCAGCGCGAGCTCCACCAGGGAGGATGCGACCTGGGAGAGGTCGTACGGGAGTGCGCACGGATCACGGTCGGCGAAACCACCACCTGA
- a CDS encoding contact-dependent growth inhibition system immunity protein translates to MDRLLHLARTLDELDPPRWPPPGSDATSLVRKVHALRRVPLGELGPADLRTLVSQQVALPYVLPLAVRLLLDEPMLDASFHEGDLLLATVNLPASAWDTFPDLGTRLRTVITTLPDTALAGLPRGATEELTRFTAPTGPRR, encoded by the coding sequence ATGGACCGTCTGCTGCACCTCGCTCGCACGCTCGATGAGCTGGACCCGCCTCGCTGGCCGCCTCCCGGCTCCGACGCGACCTCTTTGGTACGCAAGGTGCATGCTCTGCGGCGGGTTCCGCTGGGCGAACTCGGGCCGGCGGATCTCCGCACCCTCGTCTCCCAGCAGGTGGCACTGCCCTACGTGCTGCCGCTCGCCGTGCGCTTGCTGCTCGATGAACCGATGCTCGACGCCTCTTTCCACGAGGGCGACCTGTTGCTCGCCACAGTGAACCTCCCGGCTTCGGCCTGGGACACCTTCCCCGACCTCGGAACACGCTTGCGCACCGTGATCACGACCCTGCCGGACACGGCACTTGCCGGCCTGCCGCGCGGCGCCACCGAAGAACTCACCCGCTTCACCGCCCCGACGGGACCACGTCGCTGA